A single window of Cryptococcus depauperatus CBS 7841 chromosome 2, complete sequence DNA harbors:
- a CDS encoding GTP-binding nuclear protein spi1: protein MAEPQATFKLVLCGDGGTGMWMLLTAETTTFVKRHLTGEFEKKYIATLGVEVHPLAFHTNYGTICFNVWDTAGQEKFGGLRDGYYIQGQCGIIMFDVTSRITYKNVPNWHRDLERVCENIPIVLCGNKVDVKERKVKTSNVTFHRKKNLQYFEISAKSNYNFEKPFLWLARKLIGNQSLEFVAAPALAPPEVQVDQALIDKYEEELKAAANAPLPDEDDADL from the exons ATGGCCGAACCTCAAGCAACTTTCAAGTTGGTCCTTTGTGGCGACGGTGGTACT GGTATGTGGATGTTATTGACAGCGGAAACA ACCACTTTTGTCAAGCGTCACTTGACTG GTGAATTCGAGAAGAAGTACATTG CCACTCTCGGAGTTGAGGTTCATCCTCTTGCTTTCCACACTAACTATGGTACCATATGTTTTAATGTTTGGGATACCGCCGGCCAGGAGAAATTTGGAGGACTTCGGGATGGTTACTATATTCAAGGTCAATGTGGTATCATAATGTTCGACGTTACTTCTCGTATCACCTACAAAAATGTTCCAAATTGGCATCGAGACCTTGAGCGAGTTTGCGAAAACATCCCTATCGTCCTTTGTGGTAACAAGGTTGATGTAAAG GAAAGGAAAGTCAAGACTAGTAATGTAACTTTCCATCGCAAGA AGAATCTTCAGTACTTCGAAATTTCCGCCAAATCCAAC TACAACTTCGAAAAGCCTTTCCTTTGGCTTGCTAGGAAACTTATTGG CAACCAATCTCTTGAATTTGTTGCCGCTCCTGCTCTTGCCCCTCCTGAGGTTCAAGTTGACCAGGCTCTTATCGACAAGTATGAGGAAGAGCTCAAGGCTGCTGCCAACGCGCCTTTGCCTGATGAG GATGATGCTGATCTTTAA